A DNA window from Streptomyces parvus contains the following coding sequences:
- the glnA gene encoding type I glutamate--ammonia ligase: MDKQQEFVLRTLEERDIRFVRLWFTDVLGFLKSVAVAPAELEQAFDEGIGFDGSAIEGFARVYESDMIAKPDPGTFQILPWRAEAPGTARMFCDILMPDGSPSFADPRYVLKRILAKTSDLGFTFYTHPEIEFFLLKNKPVDGTRPTPADSSGYFDHTPQNVGMDFRRQAITMLESMGISVEFSHHEGAPGQQEIDLRYADALSTADNIMTFRLVMKQVALEQGVQATFMPKPFSEYPGSGMHTHLSLFEGDRNAFYESGAEYQLSKVGRSFIAGLLKHAAEISAVTNQWVNSYKRIWGGSSRAAGAGGEAPSYICWGHNNRSALIRVPMYKPGKTGSARVEVRSIDSGANPYLTYAVLLAAGLKGIEEGYELPAGADDDVWALSDAERRAMGIEPLPQNLGEAISLMEKSELVAETLGEHVFDFFLRNKKQEWEEYRSEVTAFELKALLPVL, encoded by the coding sequence ATGGACAAGCAGCAGGAATTCGTCCTCAGGACCCTTGAGGAGCGCGACATCCGCTTCGTGCGGCTGTGGTTCACCGACGTCCTCGGGTTCCTCAAGTCCGTCGCCGTCGCCCCGGCCGAGCTGGAGCAGGCCTTCGACGAGGGCATCGGCTTCGACGGCTCGGCGATCGAGGGCTTCGCACGGGTCTACGAGTCGGACATGATCGCCAAGCCGGACCCGGGCACCTTCCAGATCCTGCCCTGGCGTGCGGAGGCTCCCGGCACGGCGCGGATGTTCTGCGACATCCTCATGCCGGACGGCTCGCCGTCCTTCGCGGATCCGCGCTACGTCCTGAAGCGGATCCTGGCCAAGACGTCCGACCTGGGCTTCACCTTCTACACGCACCCCGAGATCGAGTTCTTCCTGCTGAAGAACAAGCCGGTCGACGGCACCCGCCCGACGCCGGCGGACAGCTCGGGCTACTTCGACCACACGCCGCAGAACGTCGGCATGGACTTCCGCCGCCAGGCGATCACCATGCTCGAATCGATGGGCATCTCGGTCGAGTTCAGCCACCACGAGGGCGCCCCCGGCCAGCAGGAGATCGACCTGCGGTACGCGGACGCGCTCTCCACGGCGGACAACATCATGACGTTCCGCCTGGTGATGAAGCAGGTGGCGCTGGAGCAGGGCGTGCAGGCGACGTTCATGCCGAAGCCGTTCTCGGAGTACCCGGGCTCGGGCATGCACACGCACCTCTCCCTCTTCGAGGGCGACCGCAACGCGTTCTACGAGTCGGGCGCGGAGTACCAGCTCTCCAAGGTCGGCCGCTCCTTCATCGCGGGCCTCCTGAAGCACGCGGCGGAGATCTCGGCCGTCACCAACCAGTGGGTCAACTCCTACAAGCGCATCTGGGGCGGCTCCTCCCGCGCGGCCGGTGCGGGCGGCGAGGCCCCCTCGTACATCTGCTGGGGCCACAACAACCGCTCCGCCCTCATCCGCGTCCCGATGTACAAGCCCGGCAAGACCGGCTCGGCCCGCGTCGAGGTCCGCTCCATCGACTCCGGCGCCAACCCGTACCTCACGTACGCGGTCCTGCTCGCCGCAGGCCTCAAGGGCATCGAGGAGGGCTACGAACTCCCGGCCGGCGCCGACGACGACGTCTGGGCCCTCTCCGACGCCGAACGCCGCGCGATGGGCATCGAACCGCTCCCGCAGAACCTGGGCGAGGCGATTTCGCTGATGGAGAAGAGCGAGCTGGTCGCCGAGACCCTGGGCGAGCACGTCTTCGACTTCTTCCTCCGCAACAAGAAGCAGGAGTGGGAGGAGTACCGCAGCGAGGTCACCGCCTTCGAGCTGAAGGCGCTGCTGCCGGTGCTGTAG
- a CDS encoding GTP pyrophosphokinase family protein, giving the protein MQLIEEFISRYIREYDFYSQAARLAAETLESNLHRSGIRCIVTHRAKDISRLAEKCEKRNAEDPYKKIQDIYSDIVDLAGVRVALYFPGDRERVDRIINRFFHLLEERRDFPDPGKANPSKKFSGYSAAHYRAQLSERSLGDSDKRYAKARVEIQVASVLMHSWSEVEHDLIYKPLEGGLSEEELHILDQLNGLVLAGEIALEMLQKAGEVRVASTDRTFLNHYELAAHILAHANKERKSPVEESGLGRVDLLFQLLTDLEFNTPNSLAPFISSLHEDLEERPLADQVIDAIISEDPERYRRFEEIQFQMSFSSMKPPASDQSAVSDEIVGRFWSKWTALEKTLRGLAVVDPEDTRFMGVGALINRIPNLTDPLKRELDYLRRIRNDLVHSGEIPGAAFLQEAIERIVAVTARLAKLKEPPQAG; this is encoded by the coding sequence ATGCAACTGATCGAGGAATTCATTTCCAGATACATCAGAGAGTACGACTTCTACAGCCAAGCTGCCCGACTGGCAGCCGAAACGCTGGAAAGCAATCTCCACAGGTCAGGAATCCGCTGCATCGTGACCCATCGCGCCAAGGACATATCCCGGCTTGCCGAGAAATGCGAGAAGCGCAACGCGGAAGATCCCTATAAGAAGATCCAGGACATCTACAGCGACATCGTCGACCTGGCAGGGGTGCGCGTCGCCCTCTACTTCCCCGGAGACCGGGAGCGCGTGGACAGAATCATCAACAGGTTCTTCCATCTCCTGGAGGAAAGGCGAGATTTTCCGGATCCCGGAAAAGCCAACCCCTCCAAGAAATTCTCTGGCTACTCCGCCGCACACTACAGGGCCCAGCTGTCCGAACGCAGCCTGGGAGACAGCGACAAGAGGTACGCCAAAGCGCGAGTGGAGATTCAAGTCGCCTCCGTTCTGATGCACTCGTGGTCCGAGGTCGAGCACGACCTCATCTACAAGCCGCTCGAAGGAGGGCTCTCCGAGGAGGAACTCCATATTCTGGACCAACTCAACGGGCTGGTCCTGGCCGGCGAAATCGCTCTCGAAATGCTGCAGAAGGCAGGAGAGGTCCGCGTCGCCAGCACCGACCGCACCTTCCTCAACCACTACGAACTCGCCGCCCATATACTCGCTCACGCGAACAAGGAACGCAAAAGCCCGGTCGAGGAGTCAGGGCTCGGCCGTGTCGACCTTCTCTTTCAGCTTCTCACCGATCTGGAGTTCAACACGCCCAACTCGCTGGCGCCCTTCATTTCATCCCTCCATGAGGATCTGGAAGAGCGCCCGCTGGCCGATCAAGTCATTGATGCGATCATTTCCGAGGATCCTGAGCGGTACCGACGGTTCGAAGAAATCCAATTCCAGATGAGCTTCTCGTCCATGAAGCCCCCCGCTTCCGACCAGTCCGCGGTGTCCGATGAAATCGTCGGTAGGTTCTGGTCCAAATGGACAGCGCTGGAGAAGACCCTGCGCGGGCTCGCCGTCGTGGACCCCGAGGACACGCGCTTCATGGGTGTGGGGGCTCTCATCAACAGGATTCCGAACCTCACCGATCCCCTCAAGCGCGAACTCGACTACCTGCGGCGCATCAGGAACGACCTGGTCCACAGCGGCGAAATACCCGGAGCGGCTTTCCTCCAGGAGGCGATCGAGAGGATCGTCGCCGTCACGGCTCGGCTGGCCAAGCTGAAGGAGCCTCCGCAGGCCGGGTGA
- a CDS encoding MFS transporter, whose product MPLALLALAVSAFGIGTTEFVMMGLLPNVADDLGTSVPTAGYLVSAYAIGVVLGAPLLTGLGSRIPRKSMLLALMALFTVGNLASALAPDFGWLVAGRLLAGLPHGAFFGVGAVVAARLVSEGRQARAVATMFLGLTVANIVGVPAATLLGQHLGWRATFLVVAAIGLAAMAALARLVPRIPVEAHQDVRRELRALGNRQVLLGLLTAVFGFAGVFAVYSYLSAMTTKAMGFGESSVTLVLALFGIGMTLGALAAGPLTDRALRPTLYGSLGALAVVLVAFPFTVHVQWAALAMVVLLGAVGFMTTTPLQMLVMNKAKDAPTLASASNHSAFNLANAGGAWLGGVAIAAGWGWTSPAFVGAVLAVAGLAIAATAGYLDRGQGKGSRVVAAHSARPALEDVTRDEPEVTSPSARSGHSG is encoded by the coding sequence ATGCCCCTGGCCCTCCTCGCCCTGGCCGTGAGCGCCTTCGGCATAGGCACGACGGAGTTCGTCATGATGGGCCTGCTGCCCAACGTGGCGGACGACCTCGGCACGTCCGTGCCCACCGCCGGATACCTCGTGTCTGCGTACGCGATCGGCGTCGTCCTAGGCGCACCGCTCCTCACCGGCCTCGGCTCCCGCATCCCGCGCAAGAGCATGCTCCTGGCGCTGATGGCGCTCTTCACCGTCGGCAACCTGGCCTCCGCGCTCGCCCCGGACTTCGGCTGGCTGGTCGCGGGCCGCCTCCTCGCAGGCCTCCCGCACGGCGCGTTCTTCGGCGTCGGGGCGGTGGTCGCCGCCCGGCTGGTCTCCGAGGGCCGCCAGGCGCGGGCGGTGGCGACGATGTTCCTCGGCCTGACGGTGGCGAACATCGTCGGCGTACCCGCCGCCACTCTCCTCGGCCAGCACCTCGGCTGGCGCGCCACGTTCCTCGTCGTCGCGGCGATCGGGCTGGCCGCGATGGCGGCCCTGGCCCGCCTGGTGCCCCGCATCCCGGTCGAGGCCCACCAGGACGTCCGCCGCGAACTGCGCGCCCTCGGCAACCGTCAGGTGCTCCTCGGCCTGCTCACCGCCGTCTTCGGCTTCGCCGGGGTCTTCGCCGTGTACTCGTACCTCTCGGCCATGACCACGAAGGCGATGGGCTTCGGCGAATCCTCCGTGACCCTGGTCCTGGCCCTCTTCGGCATCGGCATGACCCTGGGCGCCCTGGCCGCGGGCCCGCTCACGGACCGCGCGCTGCGCCCGACGCTGTACGGCTCGCTCGGCGCCCTCGCGGTGGTCCTCGTGGCGTTCCCGTTCACGGTGCACGTGCAGTGGGCGGCGCTGGCGATGGTGGTGCTGCTGGGCGCCGTGGGCTTCATGACGACGACCCCGCTCCAGATGCTGGTCATGAACAAGGCGAAGGACGCCCCGACCCTGGCGTCCGCCTCCAACCACTCCGCCTTCAACCTGGCCAACGCGGGCGGCGCATGGCTGGGCGGCGTGGCGATAGCGGCAGGCTGGGGCTGGACGTCGCCTGCCTTCGTGGGCGCGGTGCTGGCGGTGGCGGGCCTGGCGATAGCGGCGACGGCGGGCTACCTGGACCGGGGTCAGGGAAAGGGATCCCGGGTCGTGGCGGCCCATTCAGCCCGTCCGGCGCTGGAGGACGTCACGCGGGACGAGCCCGAGGTGACTTCGCCGTCGGCCAGGTCGGGCCACTCCGGCTAG
- a CDS encoding DUF3105 domain-containing protein, producing MSFDPRHPQPQAPAPGARSTRNRAIAIGLSAAVVAGLVAFGSFLLLENSAADEKSDNASAAHDGKHPGGHGDAKGGAIEGLKSWDAAKLGRNHVAGTVDYPMKPPVGGDHNPSWMNCDGDVYEEAVPDVNAVHSLEHGAVWVTYNGKAADGDVAALAERVRKTPFTLMSPYAGQEGAITLSAWGKQVTVDSADDRRVDRFLAQYVQGAQTPEPGAPCTGGLETAPR from the coding sequence ATGAGCTTCGATCCCCGGCACCCCCAGCCGCAGGCCCCCGCCCCCGGCGCGCGCTCCACCCGCAACCGGGCCATCGCCATAGGGCTGAGCGCCGCCGTCGTGGCCGGTCTCGTCGCTTTCGGCTCCTTCCTGCTGCTGGAGAACTCCGCGGCCGACGAGAAGTCCGACAACGCTTCGGCGGCCCACGACGGCAAGCACCCGGGCGGGCACGGCGACGCCAAGGGCGGGGCCATCGAGGGGCTGAAGTCCTGGGACGCGGCGAAGCTCGGCCGCAACCACGTGGCGGGCACGGTCGACTACCCGATGAAGCCTCCGGTCGGCGGCGACCACAACCCGTCCTGGATGAACTGCGACGGCGACGTATACGAAGAGGCCGTCCCGGACGTCAACGCCGTCCACTCCCTGGAGCACGGCGCGGTCTGGGTCACGTACAACGGCAAGGCCGCCGACGGCGACGTGGCCGCGCTCGCGGAACGCGTCAGGAAGACCCCGTTCACCCTGATGAGCCCGTACGCCGGCCAGGAGGGCGCGATCACGCTCAGCGCCTGGGGCAAGCAGGTCACCGTGGACTCCGCCGACGACCGGCGGGTGGACCGGTTCCTCGCCCAGTACGTCCAGGGTGCCCAGACGCCCGAGCCCGGCGCCCCCTGCACCGGCGGGCTGGAAACGGCACCGCGGTGA
- a CDS encoding endonuclease/exonuclease/phosphatase family protein, whose amino-acid sequence MVQAYGADTDNGSAEQPGARGSRFRVLWARLRNDRGVWRRGILLALCSVLLTLLMVVHAQIPNRLGNLGSLIETFLPWVALFIPVLLVLGLLRRSATALIALLLPAVVWLNVFGGLLTDKSGGGGDLTVATHNVNAGNPDPEGTAQQVAGSGADVVALQELPGRQVSTYEKSLAGRYPYHSVQGTVGLWSKYPLADTKPVDIKMGWTRAMRSTVKTPRGEVAVYVAHLPSVRVKLHAGFTANQRDDSADALGEAIADERVERVVLLGDLNGTMNDRSLNAVTAQMRSTQGAAGDGFGFSWPASFPMARIDQIMVKGVEPMASWTLAATDSDHLPIAARVRL is encoded by the coding sequence ATGGTGCAGGCGTACGGAGCGGACACGGACAACGGCAGCGCGGAGCAGCCCGGGGCCCGCGGATCCCGCTTCCGGGTCCTGTGGGCCCGGCTGAGAAACGACCGGGGCGTCTGGCGGCGAGGCATCCTCCTGGCCCTCTGTTCGGTGCTGCTGACCCTGCTGATGGTCGTCCACGCGCAGATTCCCAACCGCCTCGGCAACCTCGGCAGCCTCATCGAGACGTTCCTGCCGTGGGTCGCGCTCTTCATCCCGGTGCTGCTGGTCCTGGGCCTGCTGCGGCGCTCCGCGACCGCACTGATCGCGCTCCTGCTGCCCGCCGTGGTCTGGCTCAACGTCTTCGGCGGCCTGCTCACCGACAAGTCCGGCGGCGGCGGCGACCTCACCGTCGCCACCCACAACGTCAACGCGGGCAACCCCGACCCCGAGGGGACCGCCCAGCAGGTCGCCGGCTCCGGGGCGGACGTCGTGGCCCTCCAGGAGCTTCCGGGCCGGCAGGTCTCCACGTACGAGAAGTCGCTGGCCGGCCGCTACCCGTACCACTCGGTCCAGGGAACCGTGGGCCTCTGGAGCAAGTACCCGCTGGCCGACACCAAGCCGGTCGACATCAAGATGGGCTGGACCCGGGCGATGCGCTCGACGGTGAAGACCCCGCGGGGCGAGGTCGCGGTGTACGTGGCCCACCTGCCGTCCGTCCGTGTGAAGCTGCACGCCGGGTTCACCGCCAACCAGCGCGACGACAGCGCCGACGCGCTCGGCGAGGCCATCGCCGACGAACGCGTGGAGCGCGTCGTCCTGCTCGGCGACCTGAACGGCACGATGAACGACCGCTCGCTGAACGCGGTCACCGCGCAGATGCGCTCCACCCAGGGCGCGGCGGGCGACGGCTTCGGTTTCAGCTGGCCCGCCTCGTTCCCGATGGCCCGGATCGACCAGATCATGGTCAAGGGCGTCGAGCCGATGGCCTCCTGGACCCTCGCGGCGACCGACAGCGACCACCTCCCGATCGCGGCCCGCGTGAGGCTGTGA
- a CDS encoding TetR/AcrR family transcriptional regulator, with protein MQGQDGERVRHGARKGGDPSPGTSEEVPAGAPGGSPDAEPRRGRPRSAAAERAILDAVIALLEAGEPLAGLSIERIARTAGVGKATIYRRWSGKEELFVDVVRDMEPDDPPVSGTEGLADLRVMLESLRTRGLAQRSSALLHNIFAQMKSHPKLWDEYQGTVITPRRVAMQEAVRRAVAAGELRDDLDVELIDDLFVGPMLVRAVHRPDAPLPDDLADRIITALLQGLAPTARV; from the coding sequence GTGCAAGGCCAGGACGGCGAGCGGGTCCGGCACGGCGCACGGAAGGGGGGCGACCCGTCGCCCGGGACGTCGGAAGAGGTTCCGGCCGGGGCTCCGGGCGGGTCGCCGGACGCGGAGCCCCGCCGCGGACGCCCCCGCTCCGCCGCGGCGGAGCGGGCGATCCTGGACGCCGTCATCGCCCTCCTGGAGGCGGGCGAACCGCTCGCGGGCCTCTCCATCGAGCGCATCGCACGCACGGCGGGCGTCGGCAAGGCCACGATCTACCGCCGCTGGTCGGGAAAGGAGGAGCTCTTCGTCGACGTCGTACGGGACATGGAGCCCGACGACCCGCCGGTCTCCGGCACCGAGGGCCTCGCCGACCTCCGCGTCATGCTGGAATCCCTGCGCACCCGGGGCCTCGCCCAGCGCTCCTCGGCGCTGCTGCACAACATCTTCGCTCAGATGAAGAGCCACCCGAAGCTGTGGGACGAGTACCAGGGCACGGTCATCACCCCCCGCCGCGTCGCGATGCAGGAGGCGGTGCGGCGCGCGGTGGCCGCCGGAGAGCTGCGCGACGACCTCGACGTGGAGCTGATCGACGACCTCTTCGTCGGCCCCATGCTCGTCCGTGCGGTGCACCGCCCCGACGCGCCGCTGCCGGACGACCTCGCGGACCGCATCATCACCGCCCTGCTGCAGGGACTCGCCCCCACGGCACGAGTGTGA
- a CDS encoding DUF305 domain-containing protein produces the protein MTGTTDPADPAAGAERRKTARVRWAAGAAVALALFFAGAAAVASAREDGPVPRAAGTPASDSADAGFARDMAVHHQQAVEMSFIVRDRTEGEDVRRLAYDIANTQANQRGMLLGWLDLWGLPKVAAGGDPPMAWMGGSGGDEHAHGGHHPDGGSDGVLMAGMASRAELDRLARLDGKQAEVFYLQLMTDHHKGGVAMAEACASRCTVPVEQRLAQGMVEGQQSELGLMRDMLTERGAKPRS, from the coding sequence GTGACCGGTACGACGGACCCTGCGGACCCGGCAGCAGGTGCCGAACGCCGGAAGACGGCGCGCGTCCGGTGGGCGGCCGGGGCAGCGGTGGCCCTGGCCCTGTTCTTCGCCGGGGCCGCCGCCGTCGCCTCCGCCCGGGAGGACGGTCCGGTGCCCCGCGCGGCCGGCACACCCGCCTCGGACTCCGCCGACGCCGGGTTCGCCCGGGACATGGCCGTCCACCATCAGCAGGCCGTCGAGATGTCGTTCATCGTCCGCGACCGCACGGAGGGCGAGGACGTACGCCGTCTCGCGTACGACATCGCCAACACCCAGGCCAACCAGCGCGGCATGCTCCTCGGCTGGCTCGACCTCTGGGGGCTGCCCAAGGTGGCGGCCGGCGGCGATCCCCCGATGGCCTGGATGGGCGGCAGCGGCGGGGACGAGCACGCTCACGGCGGCCACCACCCGGACGGTGGGAGCGACGGTGTGCTCATGGCGGGGATGGCTTCCCGAGCCGAGCTGGACCGGCTCGCGCGCCTCGACGGCAAGCAGGCCGAGGTCTTCTACCTCCAGCTGATGACGGACCACCACAAGGGCGGTGTGGCCATGGCCGAGGCCTGTGCCTCCCGGTGCACCGTCCCGGTGGAGCAGCGGCTCGCCCAGGGCATGGTCGAGGGGCAGCAGTCCGAGCTGGGCCTCATGCGCGACATGCTCACCGAGCGCGGGGCGAAGCCGCGTTCCTGA
- a CDS encoding MerR family transcriptional regulator, producing MPASFVPPRQVKIGDAAAFAGCTPRAIRHYHGIGLLPEPERGGDGRRRYGYEDMIRLLWIRRMTDAGIALEDIREAFATGKDSAGADGGDGIEAMLERVEESLAAQEAELRRQRTAVQRMRVEGSRTGLLSDLVTERLKGLPEGSLRQADLDTLLVTERIFGPLGAAVQATRFVALATHPALREESDRIDDAEEALDDSVAVDDPRVAQVAAERHAFETALHAVIEESGLDEADDALFDAWDAAHPETGDDDENGSVSHSGRVMSVLEAAGKMPYDFSPARLRCMELAEELSVLMEEKGEEGGGNPRLAP from the coding sequence ATGCCCGCGTCTTTCGTGCCACCCCGTCAGGTCAAGATCGGCGACGCGGCCGCCTTTGCCGGCTGCACACCGCGGGCGATCCGCCACTACCACGGGATCGGCCTGCTCCCCGAGCCCGAGCGGGGCGGCGACGGCCGTCGCCGCTACGGGTACGAGGACATGATCCGCCTGCTGTGGATTCGCAGGATGACCGACGCCGGGATCGCGCTGGAGGACATTCGCGAGGCTTTCGCCACCGGCAAGGATTCCGCCGGGGCGGACGGCGGGGACGGTATCGAGGCCATGCTGGAGCGCGTGGAGGAATCCCTCGCCGCCCAAGAGGCGGAACTGCGGCGCCAACGGACCGCCGTGCAGCGGATGCGCGTCGAAGGCAGCCGGACGGGCCTGCTCTCCGACCTGGTCACCGAACGCCTCAAGGGCCTGCCCGAGGGCTCGCTGCGCCAGGCGGATCTGGACACCCTGCTGGTCACCGAGCGGATCTTCGGCCCGCTCGGAGCGGCCGTCCAGGCCACGCGCTTCGTCGCCCTGGCCACGCATCCCGCGCTGCGGGAGGAATCCGACCGCATCGACGACGCCGAGGAGGCGCTCGACGACAGCGTCGCCGTCGACGACCCACGGGTGGCTCAAGTGGCCGCCGAACGGCACGCCTTCGAAACCGCCCTGCACGCCGTCATCGAGGAGTCCGGCCTCGACGAGGCCGACGACGCCCTCTTCGATGCCTGGGACGCCGCGCACCCTGAGACCGGCGATGATGACGAGAACGGTTCGGTCTCCCACTCCGGCAGGGTCATGAGCGTGCTCGAAGCCGCCGGAAAAATGCCCTACGACTTCTCCCCGGCCCGCCTGCGCTGTATGGAACTGGCCGAAGAACTCTCCGTGCTCATGGAGGAGAAGGGGGAAGAGGGGGGTGGGAATCCACGGCTTGCACCATAG
- a CDS encoding NAD+ synthase translates to MPQLRLALNQIDSTVGDLAGNSEAIVHWTRHAAEQGAHLVAFPEMVLTGYPVEDLALRSSFVEASRQALRALAARLDAEGFGELPVVVGYLDRSEHAAARYGQPAGSPRNAAAVLHRGGIALNFAKHHLPNYGVFDEFRYFVPGDSMPVVRVHGIDVALAICEDLWQDGGRVPAARSAGAGLLLSINASPYERDKDDTRLELVRKRAQEAGCTTAYLAMIGGQDELVFDGDSIVVDKEGEVIARAPQFSEGSVILDLELPAAAAEAPSGVVDDGLRIDHVVLSAEPVAAYEPELAGGYAERLEDEEEIYSALVVGLRAYAAKNGFSSVLIGLSGGIDSAICAAIACDALGAQNVYGVSMPSKYSSDHSKGDAAELARRTGLNFRTVPIAPMFDAYMESLQLTGLAEENLQARLRGTTLMAISNQEGQIVLAPGNKSELAVGYSTLYGDAVGAYGPIKDVYKSSVFRLAKWRNRAAEERGQTPPIPEASITKPPSAELRPGQVDTDSLPDYEVLDAILELYVDRDQGMDAIVAAGFDAELVAKTLRMVDTAEYKRRQYPPGTKISPKGFGKDRRLPITNRWRESS, encoded by the coding sequence GTGCCTCAACTACGCCTCGCACTGAATCAGATCGACTCGACCGTCGGCGACCTCGCCGGCAACTCCGAGGCGATCGTCCACTGGACCCGGCACGCCGCCGAGCAGGGCGCCCACCTCGTGGCGTTCCCCGAGATGGTGCTGACCGGATACCCCGTCGAGGACCTGGCCCTGCGGTCGTCCTTCGTCGAGGCCTCGCGGCAGGCGCTCCGCGCGCTGGCCGCCCGGCTCGACGCGGAGGGCTTCGGCGAACTGCCGGTCGTCGTCGGCTACCTGGACCGCTCCGAGCACGCCGCGGCGCGCTACGGACAGCCGGCCGGCTCCCCGCGCAACGCCGCCGCGGTGCTGCACCGCGGCGGGATCGCGCTCAACTTCGCCAAGCACCACCTGCCGAACTACGGCGTCTTCGACGAGTTCCGGTACTTCGTGCCGGGCGACTCGATGCCCGTCGTCCGGGTCCACGGCATCGACGTGGCCCTCGCGATCTGCGAGGACCTGTGGCAGGACGGCGGGCGCGTCCCGGCCGCCCGGTCCGCCGGGGCCGGGCTGCTGCTGTCGATCAACGCCTCGCCGTACGAGCGGGACAAGGACGACACCCGGCTGGAGCTGGTCCGCAAGCGGGCCCAGGAGGCCGGCTGCACGACGGCCTATCTGGCGATGATCGGCGGTCAGGACGAGCTGGTCTTCGACGGTGACTCGATCGTCGTCGACAAGGAGGGCGAGGTCATCGCCCGCGCCCCGCAGTTCTCCGAGGGCAGCGTGATCCTCGACCTGGAGCTGCCCGCCGCGGCGGCCGAGGCGCCTTCGGGCGTGGTCGACGACGGGCTGCGCATCGACCATGTCGTGCTGTCGGCCGAGCCGGTCGCCGCGTACGAGCCGGAGCTCGCGGGCGGGTACGCGGAGCGGCTGGAGGACGAGGAGGAGATCTACTCGGCGCTGGTCGTGGGACTCCGCGCGTACGCTGCGAAGAACGGTTTCAGCAGTGTGCTGATCGGCCTCTCCGGCGGGATCGACTCGGCGATCTGCGCGGCCATCGCGTGCGATGCGCTCGGTGCGCAGAACGTGTACGGGGTCTCGATGCCGTCGAAGTACTCCTCGGACCACTCCAAGGGCGACGCGGCCGAGCTGGCGCGGCGTACCGGGCTCAACTTCCGTACGGTTCCGATCGCGCCGATGTTCGACGCGTACATGGAGTCGTTGCAGCTCACGGGTCTGGCCGAGGAGAACCTCCAGGCCCGGCTGCGGGGCACGACGCTGATGGCCATCTCCAACCAGGAGGGGCAGATCGTGCTGGCACCCGGCAACAAGTCGGAGCTGGCGGTCGGCTACTCCACGCTCTACGGGGACGCGGTCGGTGCGTACGGGCCGATCAAGGACGTCTACAAGTCGTCGGTGTTCCGCCTGGCGAAGTGGCGCAACCGGGCGGCGGAGGAGCGGGGGCAGACCCCGCCGATCCCCGAGGCCTCGATCACCAAGCCGCCGAGCGCGGAGCTGCGGCCGGGGCAGGTCGACACGGACTCGCTGCCGGACTACGAGGTCCTGGACGCGATTTTGGAGCTGTACGTCGACCGGGACCAGGGGATGGATGCCATCGTGGCGGCCGGGTTCGACGCGGAACTGGTGGCGAAGACGTTGCGGATGGTGGATACGGCGGAGTACAAGCGGCGCCAGTATCCGCCGGGGACGAAGATCTCGCCCAAGGGGTTCGGGAAGGACCGGCGGCTGCCGATCACGAATCGCTGGCGCGAGTCGTCCTAG
- a CDS encoding CBS domain-containing protein, with translation MTTAKDIMHSGARWIPAHETLDRAAQLMREHNVGALPVSADGGSDRMVGIITDRDIVVGCVAKGHDPSKVTAGDLAQGTPRWIEAEADVDAVLEEMQTHRIRRLPVVENKKLVGMISEADLAQHLTEEQIAGWAEKVYSRS, from the coding sequence ATGACGACCGCCAAAGACATCATGCACAGCGGGGCCCGCTGGATCCCGGCCCACGAGACCCTCGACCGTGCGGCGCAGCTGATGCGCGAGCACAACGTGGGCGCCCTGCCCGTCTCCGCCGACGGCGGCTCGGACCGGATGGTCGGCATCATCACCGACCGCGACATCGTCGTCGGCTGTGTGGCCAAGGGGCACGACCCGTCGAAGGTCACGGCGGGCGATCTCGCGCAGGGCACGCCCCGCTGGATCGAGGCGGAGGCCGATGTGGACGCGGTCCTGGAGGAGATGCAGACCCACCGCATCCGCCGGCTGCCCGTCGTCGAGAACAAGAAGCTGGTCGGCATGATCAGTGAGGCCGACCTCGCGCAGCACCTCACCGAGGAGCAGATCGCGGGCTGGGCGGAGAAGGTCTACTCCCGCAGTTGA